One genomic segment of bacterium BMS3Abin11 includes these proteins:
- the murA gene encoding UDP-N-acetylglucosamine 1-carboxyvinyltransferase — translation MDKLIIIGGRTLSGDVRISGAKNAALPVLMAALLTKEPLRVRNVPHLHDITTTMELLGRMGVNLVIDEKLNITADSSTLSSIVAPYDLVKTMRASILVLGPLLAHFGEAEVSLPGGCAIGSRPVNLHIRGLEDMGADIRIEDGYIKAKADRLHGARLFMDVVSVTGTENLMMAATLADGTTTIENAAREPEVVDLANCLNSMGAKVSGAGTDEVLIEGVESLHGADHTVIPDRIETGTYLVATAITGGDITVRDTQPHLLEAVLEKLRQAGAEIEVGEDWVRLRTHGRKMRAVNIRTAPYPAFPTDMQAQFMVLNSVAEGTGTITETIFENRFMHVQELQRMGAQIDLQGNTAIVTGTDRLQGAPVMATDLRASASLVLAGMVASSETVIDRIYHIDRGYDAIEEKLSRLGASIKRVSGHHFERMSTRVQARSLTG, via the coding sequence ATGGATAAACTCATCATCATCGGTGGTCGAACGCTGAGCGGTGACGTTCGCATATCAGGGGCAAAAAATGCCGCACTACCGGTGTTAATGGCCGCTTTGCTGACCAAAGAGCCGCTACGTGTTCGCAACGTCCCGCATCTGCACGATATCACGACTACTATGGAACTGCTCGGGCGCATGGGTGTTAATCTGGTCATAGATGAAAAGCTCAACATTACGGCTGATAGCAGCACCCTGTCATCTATAGTCGCACCTTATGATCTGGTCAAGACTATGCGTGCATCCATCCTGGTGCTGGGCCCTTTGCTGGCTCACTTTGGTGAGGCTGAAGTGTCCTTGCCTGGCGGCTGTGCCATCGGTTCACGACCGGTAAATTTACATATCAGGGGGCTTGAAGATATGGGGGCAGATATCCGTATCGAAGACGGCTATATCAAGGCCAAAGCTGATCGCTTACACGGTGCCAGGTTGTTTATGGATGTAGTCTCTGTTACCGGCACAGAAAACCTGATGATGGCAGCAACATTGGCTGATGGGACAACCACGATAGAAAATGCAGCACGTGAACCTGAAGTGGTTGATCTTGCAAATTGCCTCAATAGCATGGGTGCTAAGGTCAGCGGCGCGGGTACCGATGAGGTACTGATTGAAGGCGTAGAATCGCTACATGGCGCAGACCATACAGTGATTCCAGATCGTATTGAAACAGGCACGTATCTGGTTGCTACGGCTATTACCGGGGGCGATATAACAGTACGCGACACCCAGCCTCATCTACTTGAAGCCGTGCTGGAAAAACTGCGCCAGGCCGGGGCTGAAATTGAGGTGGGCGAAGACTGGGTAAGATTGCGAACACATGGTAGAAAGATGCGGGCAGTGAATATTCGTACGGCTCCGTATCCTGCTTTTCCCACAGATATGCAGGCGCAGTTTATGGTGCTAAATAGCGTTGCAGAGGGCACAGGAACCATCACCGAAACTATTTTTGAAAATCGCTTCATGCATGTACAGGAATTGCAGCGTATGGGCGCTCAGATAGATTTGCAGGGCAATACAGCTATTGTTACAGGGACGGATAGATTACAGGGGGCGCCGGTGATGGCAACAGACCTGCGTGCCTCTGCTTCGTTGGTGCTGGCCGGGATGGTAGCCAGCTCAGAAACAGTGATCGACCGTATTTACCATATAGACCGTGGCTATGATGCGATAGAGGAAAAACTCTCAAGGCTCGGAGCCAGCATTAAACGAGTTTCCGGTCATCATTTTGAACGCATGTCCACCAGAGTACAGGCAAGGAGCCTGACAGGATGA
- the hisG gene encoding ATP phosphoribosyltransferase, with protein MTESLTIALSKGRILNETLPLLAVAGIEPLDNPRTSRKLIFDTNQTNIRLVIIRAADVPTFVEFGAADLGVSGKDVLMEYDGNLFELLDLGIARCRLMVAEPAEIAANDDPANWSRLRIATKYVRIARRFFAAKGIQTEIIKLYGSMELAPLVGLADRIVDLVDTGRTLKANNLVEVEHIADISSWLVGNTASMKLKHELMQSTITAIAAALDKK; from the coding sequence ATGACAGAATCACTGACTATTGCCCTGTCCAAAGGCAGGATCCTTAACGAGACTCTACCGTTGCTGGCGGTTGCTGGCATCGAACCACTGGATAATCCACGAACCAGTCGCAAGCTGATCTTTGATACCAACCAGACCAATATCAGGCTCGTCATCATCCGTGCCGCAGATGTGCCTACCTTTGTTGAATTCGGTGCGGCGGATCTGGGCGTTTCCGGAAAAGATGTCCTGATGGAATATGATGGCAATTTATTTGAGTTGCTGGATCTAGGTATAGCGCGTTGCCGCCTGATGGTGGCTGAACCGGCTGAAATTGCAGCCAATGATGATCCGGCAAACTGGTCACGGCTACGGATTGCGACTAAATATGTACGTATTGCCCGTCGTTTTTTTGCCGCCAAGGGCATACAGACTGAAATCATAAAACTGTACGGATCCATGGAGCTGGCACCGTTGGTGGGCCTGGCAGACCGTATCGTCGACCTGGTTGATACCGGCAGAACCCTGAAAGCAAACAATCTGGTCGAAGTCGAACACATTGCAGACATCAGCTCCTGGCTGGTAGGCAATACTGCATCGATGAAGCTCAAGCACGAGCTGATGCAATCCACCATTACAGCTATTGCCGCTGCACTGGATAAGAAATAA
- the hisD gene encoding histidinol dehydrogenase produces the protein MLQLNTRDDGFAESLQLLLNRSRQPIEDVEKVVADIIRNIVKRGDQALLEYTRKFDRLDVADCSDLEISSNRLQQAIAAISDVQHEALDISLHRVRDFHQRQSGKSWTYTDETGTLLGQQVTPLDRVGIYVPGGKAAYPSTVVMTAVPAQVAGVGETIMVVPAPDGELNELVLAAAALAGVDRVFTVGGAQAIAALAYGTETIPAVDKIVGPGNAYVTTAKRHVFGKVGIDMVAGPSEIVVLCDCDCDPAWVAMDLFSQAEHDELAQSILVATSADFATQVLQAIEELLPTMEREAIIRASLQGQGAVIVTEDIDQAIDVTNLIAPEHLELIVDDPLTVSKQIRHAGAIFMGAYSNEVLGDYCAGPNHTLPTSGTARFSSPLGTDDFQKRSSIIMCTPESASTLGKTASVMARAESLTAHARSAEYRIKD, from the coding sequence ATGCTGCAGCTGAATACCCGGGACGATGGTTTTGCAGAGTCTTTGCAGTTACTATTAAATCGCAGCCGTCAGCCGATAGAAGATGTAGAAAAGGTCGTAGCAGACATCATCAGAAATATCGTTAAGCGCGGTGATCAGGCCTTACTTGAATACACACGAAAATTTGATCGACTGGATGTGGCCGACTGCTCTGATCTTGAAATATCCAGCAACCGTCTGCAGCAGGCTATAGCCGCAATTTCAGATGTGCAGCACGAGGCACTGGATATTTCACTACATCGTGTACGTGATTTTCACCAGCGGCAGAGTGGCAAGTCGTGGACCTATACTGATGAAACCGGTACCTTGCTGGGGCAGCAGGTAACGCCGCTGGATCGGGTCGGTATATATGTCCCCGGAGGCAAGGCCGCTTACCCCTCAACAGTTGTTATGACAGCTGTTCCTGCTCAGGTCGCAGGTGTTGGCGAAACTATCATGGTTGTTCCTGCGCCGGATGGTGAGCTGAATGAACTGGTGCTGGCGGCCGCGGCACTAGCCGGTGTTGATCGTGTATTCACGGTTGGTGGCGCACAGGCTATTGCAGCGCTGGCCTATGGTACGGAAACCATCCCTGCCGTTGACAAGATAGTTGGCCCAGGCAATGCTTATGTGACAACGGCTAAACGGCATGTGTTCGGTAAGGTGGGGATCGATATGGTTGCCGGGCCATCAGAAATCGTTGTGCTTTGTGACTGTGACTGTGATCCCGCATGGGTAGCCATGGATTTATTCTCACAGGCCGAGCATGACGAACTGGCACAGTCTATTCTGGTCGCAACGTCTGCTGATTTTGCAACACAGGTACTGCAGGCCATTGAAGAATTACTGCCGACTATGGAGCGCGAAGCAATTATCAGGGCATCGCTGCAGGGGCAGGGTGCCGTCATTGTTACTGAGGACATAGACCAGGCTATTGATGTGACGAATCTTATTGCCCCGGAGCATCTGGAGCTGATTGTTGACGATCCACTGACCGTCTCGAAACAAATTCGTCATGCCGGGGCCATCTTCATGGGTGCATACAGCAATGAAGTATTAGGCGACTATTGCGCCGGACCCAATCACACTTTGCCGACCTCCGGCACTGCCCGGTTCAGTTCACCGTTGGGAACTGATGATTTTCAAAAGCGTAGTAGTATTATTATGTGCACACCGGAATCTGCCTCGACACTCGGTAAGACGGCGTCTGTGATGGCACGTGCGGAATCGCTGACTGCACATGCTCGTTCTGCGGAGTATCGTATAAAAGACTAA
- the hisC2_1 gene encoding histidinol-phosphate aminotransferase 2 yields MTDKTSSARWVREIIQQQSSYHVPPAGDFIKLDAMENPWPMPEALKQPWLDTLTDLQLNRYPDPVADDLVHRLRAVMEIPDKSAIMLGNGSDELIQVILMAVAGDSRTVLAPAPSFVMYEVLARACGLSYTGVPLQQNFTLDMPAMRKAISKHQPVVIFLASPNNPTGLIFQQAEIEEILNLAPGLVVVDEAYQPFIGTGSKNFICRLVDYPDLIVMRTLSKVGLAGIRLGLIAGHTDWISELDKLRLPYNINSLTQATASFALDHWQVFQDQIDEICRERDRVYDSLSSINGVKAWPSNTNFILFRVSDNRAEAIHAQLLEKEILIKCLHHSGGALENCLRVTIGRPEENDAFLKELSKLLMG; encoded by the coding sequence ATGACAGACAAGACATCATCTGCCCGCTGGGTACGTGAGATCATCCAGCAACAGAGCAGCTACCACGTGCCGCCCGCAGGTGACTTCATCAAGCTCGATGCAATGGAAAACCCCTGGCCGATGCCGGAGGCACTCAAACAGCCCTGGCTCGATACCCTTACTGATCTCCAGTTGAACCGTTATCCGGATCCAGTCGCAGATGATCTTGTTCACCGACTGCGTGCTGTGATGGAAATTCCAGATAAATCAGCCATCATGCTGGGTAATGGTTCGGATGAGTTGATTCAGGTCATACTGATGGCTGTAGCCGGTGACAGTCGGACCGTGCTTGCTCCAGCACCGTCGTTTGTAATGTATGAAGTACTGGCTCGCGCATGTGGTTTGTCTTATACCGGGGTACCTTTGCAGCAGAATTTCACGCTGGATATGCCTGCTATGCGTAAAGCGATCAGCAAGCACCAGCCTGTAGTCATATTTCTAGCCTCGCCAAACAACCCAACCGGCCTGATTTTTCAGCAGGCAGAAATTGAAGAAATTCTCAATCTGGCACCGGGGCTGGTAGTAGTGGATGAGGCCTATCAGCCTTTCATCGGGACAGGCAGCAAAAACTTCATCTGCCGATTAGTGGACTACCCCGATCTGATTGTAATGCGCACCCTGTCCAAAGTCGGCCTTGCCGGCATACGCCTCGGACTTATTGCCGGCCATACTGACTGGATAAGTGAACTGGACAAGCTGCGGCTGCCTTACAATATCAACAGCCTGACACAGGCAACCGCCTCCTTCGCACTTGACCACTGGCAGGTGTTTCAGGATCAGATTGATGAGATATGTAGAGAGCGTGACAGGGTCTATGATTCTCTATCATCAATCAATGGTGTTAAGGCATGGCCGAGTAATACAAACTTTATACTATTCAGGGTATCTGATAATCGTGCCGAGGCGATCCATGCTCAATTATTAGAAAAAGAGATTTTGATAAAATGTCTACATCATTCTGGAGGCGCACTGGAAAACTGTCTGCGTGTCACAATTGGTCGTCCAGAGGAGAATGATGCCTTTTTAAAAGAATTGTCCAAATTGCTTATGGGCTGA
- the qseB gene encoding transcriptional regulatory protein QseB, with protein sequence MRILLVEDDALLGDAVCVGLTQAGFTVDWVKDGREALAAASAGWHDLIILDLGLPGISGQQVLSALRNAANDIPVLILTARDTVDQRIAGLDAGADDYMTKPFDMDELSARVRALLRRRTGRAAPLLHHGDIILDPAAHVATQRGGSVNLSHREFSMLQLLLESAGRVLSRQHFEESLYGWDEEIESNAIEVHIHHLRKKLGSDLIRTVRGVGYTIDKVKGTSIHGSIEVP encoded by the coding sequence ATGAGAATATTGCTTGTAGAAGATGATGCCCTGCTGGGGGATGCTGTTTGTGTCGGTCTGACGCAGGCAGGTTTTACTGTTGACTGGGTTAAGGATGGAAGGGAGGCACTGGCTGCGGCATCCGCCGGTTGGCATGACCTGATTATCCTGGACCTCGGGCTGCCGGGCATTTCAGGCCAGCAGGTATTGTCTGCCTTGCGTAATGCGGCAAATGATATCCCAGTGCTGATATTGACAGCCCGAGATACCGTTGATCAGCGCATAGCCGGGCTAGATGCCGGTGCAGATGACTATATGACTAAGCCGTTTGACATGGACGAACTCAGTGCCAGGGTCAGGGCATTACTACGCCGGCGGACTGGTAGAGCGGCGCCATTACTTCATCATGGAGACATTATTCTTGATCCGGCAGCCCATGTTGCCACACAGCGTGGTGGATCAGTCAATCTATCGCATAGAGAATTCAGTATGCTGCAGCTTTTACTGGAGAGCGCGGGACGGGTGCTTTCACGTCAACATTTTGAAGAGAGCCTCTATGGATGGGATGAGGAGATAGAGAGCAATGCAATTGAGGTACATATCCATCATCTGCGTAAAAAGTTGGGTTCAGATCTGATTCGCACAGTTCGAGGCGTGGGTTATACGATAGACAAAGTAAAGGGCACCTCTATTCATGGATCAATAGAGGTGCCCTAA
- the qseC gene encoding sensor protein QseC, whose product MTQSIRLRLVFFIGSLMLLAWGGITASSIYSARKEVRELFDAQLAQSARVLHALIQREMEEALVEGKNESVIVLDVSAPGRFYESKISFMVRDKDGKAWFMSQQAPDLDITEDTTGFIDVTAVDGKWRVFMMRDRAIGFTIEVAQNYHIRKELIMEITRQVFWPFIIVLPLLMLMIWIGASRSLRPLEAIADEVRYRNPQNLEQIDVARVPAEVLPLFASLNTLLSRLQKAISNERGFTSDAAHELRTPLAGIKAQAQVALRASDEKEKDAAIRHIIIGIDNTTHLVRQMLMLARLDPDIPNRKFIEQDLMRILTEVAADVASLAMEKHVDLEVLQATGETKIEGQAEALSVLVRNLIDNAVRYTPAGGWVKAGISRTPDGVVLKIMDSGPGIAEEDKDRVFDRFYRGLGTGQTGSGLGLSIVQRVVDLHNATIEFQTGMGEGKGVTVEVTFPSK is encoded by the coding sequence ATGACGCAGTCTATCCGGCTTCGACTTGTTTTTTTCATCGGCAGCTTAATGCTGCTGGCCTGGGGTGGCATCACAGCCAGTAGTATTTATTCAGCACGTAAAGAAGTACGGGAACTTTTTGATGCACAACTTGCACAATCTGCCAGAGTGCTGCATGCCCTGATCCAACGTGAAATGGAAGAAGCTCTGGTAGAGGGGAAGAATGAAAGTGTGATAGTGCTGGATGTATCGGCACCTGGACGTTTCTATGAAAGCAAGATTTCTTTTATGGTCAGGGACAAGGATGGTAAAGCCTGGTTTATGTCACAGCAGGCTCCAGATCTAGATATCACAGAAGACACGACAGGATTCATTGATGTCACAGCTGTTGATGGTAAGTGGCGCGTATTCATGATGCGAGACAGGGCCATCGGCTTTACAATAGAAGTCGCCCAAAATTATCACATACGCAAAGAATTGATTATGGAAATTACCCGGCAGGTGTTCTGGCCATTCATCATTGTGTTGCCGTTGCTTATGCTGATGATCTGGATAGGTGCAAGTCGTAGTCTAAGACCGCTGGAGGCGATAGCTGATGAGGTGCGGTATCGCAACCCACAGAATCTTGAACAGATTGATGTTGCCAGAGTGCCGGCAGAAGTGCTGCCTTTATTTGCTTCATTAAACACCTTATTGAGTCGTTTGCAGAAGGCAATAAGCAATGAGCGCGGCTTCACTTCAGATGCGGCGCATGAGTTGCGTACACCGCTGGCTGGAATCAAGGCGCAGGCCCAGGTGGCACTGAGAGCGTCTGATGAAAAGGAGAAAGACGCGGCGATCAGGCATATCATCATCGGTATCGATAACACTACCCACCTGGTACGCCAGATGCTGATGCTGGCCAGGCTGGATCCAGATATCCCGAACAGAAAATTTATAGAACAGGATTTGATGCGTATTCTGACAGAAGTGGCTGCGGATGTAGCAAGCCTGGCAATGGAAAAACATGTCGATCTGGAAGTGCTACAGGCCACAGGTGAAACCAAAATAGAGGGGCAGGCAGAGGCACTGTCCGTGCTGGTCAGAAACCTGATTGATAATGCAGTACGTTATACACCTGCAGGTGGCTGGGTAAAAGCAGGCATCTCCCGTACGCCTGATGGAGTGGTATTAAAAATTATGGATAGTGGGCCAGGTATAGCGGAGGAGGATAAAGACAGAGTCTTCGACCGTTTCTATCGTGGCCTCGGTACTGGCCAGACCGGCAGCGGCCTGGGACTGTCAATCGTACAGCGCGTCGTAGATCTGCATAACGCGACGATAGAATTTCAGACAGGAATGGGGGAAGGAAAGGGGGTGACGGTTGAGGTTACGTTTCCTTCGAAATAA
- the hisB gene encoding imidazoleglycerol-phosphate dehydratase, whose translation MNNRTATISRDTLETQISITLNIDGTGQSSFSTGVPFLEHMLEQIARHGLIDLDVQAKGDLHIDAHHLVEDIGIVLGQAFKQALGDKRGMTRYGYAFVPLDEALSRVVIDFSGRPQIEFRVDFPRASVGEFETDLVHEFFQGFCNHALVTLHIDNLHGDNSHHIAETVFKAFGRAVRMAVETDARIGADIPSTKGSL comes from the coding sequence ATGAACAACCGCACAGCAACCATATCCCGTGACACCCTCGAAACCCAGATTAGTATCACGCTGAATATCGATGGTACAGGGCAGTCATCTTTTTCTACCGGTGTACCTTTTCTGGAGCACATGCTGGAGCAGATCGCCCGTCATGGCCTGATTGATCTGGACGTTCAGGCAAAGGGCGATTTACATATTGATGCACATCACCTTGTTGAAGATATCGGTATTGTACTTGGCCAGGCCTTTAAGCAGGCACTGGGTGACAAACGCGGTATGACCCGCTATGGTTATGCCTTTGTGCCATTGGATGAAGCCCTTAGCCGCGTAGTCATCGACTTTTCCGGTCGCCCTCAGATCGAGTTTCGGGTGGATTTCCCGCGTGCCAGCGTCGGTGAATTTGAAACGGATCTGGTGCACGAATTCTTTCAGGGTTTTTGTAATCATGCACTGGTAACTTTGCATATCGATAATCTGCATGGTGATAACTCACACCATATTGCCGAGACTGTGTTTAAGGCATTCGGCCGTGCTGTGCGTATGGCTGTTGAGACGGATGCCCGTATAGGTGCGGATATCCCCTCAACCAAGGGTAGTCTCTAA
- the hisH1 gene encoding imidazole glycerol phosphate synthase subunit HisH 1 produces MTSIVVVDFGMGNLRSVAKAFEHVAPKADVKISGDVSDIYAADRVVLPGQGAIGGYIKALHNTALEPAILDAAANKPFLGVCLGQQVLYESSDEHGEDGDSVKTLGLFKGHTKHFTDVSSDPLVMINPQTGHQYSIPHMGWNQVRQTVKHPLWQGIDDMARFYFVHSYCVQSENEADVAGVTEYGVEFTSATARDNIFAVQFHPEKSQHDGLRLLENFVNWKV; encoded by the coding sequence ATGACCAGTATTGTAGTTGTCGATTTCGGCATGGGTAATCTGCGCTCTGTTGCCAAAGCCTTCGAACATGTAGCACCAAAAGCTGATGTTAAGATTTCAGGTGATGTGAGTGACATTTATGCGGCTGATCGTGTAGTGCTGCCCGGACAGGGTGCCATAGGTGGCTATATAAAAGCCTTGCACAATACTGCTCTGGAACCAGCTATTCTTGACGCGGCGGCAAATAAACCCTTTCTTGGTGTTTGTCTGGGGCAGCAGGTCCTGTATGAATCCAGTGATGAGCATGGTGAAGACGGCGACAGCGTCAAAACACTGGGCCTGTTCAAGGGCCATACAAAACATTTCACCGATGTCTCCAGTGACCCGCTGGTAATGATCAATCCGCAAACCGGTCATCAGTATTCAATCCCGCACATGGGCTGGAACCAGGTAAGGCAGACTGTAAAACATCCGTTGTGGCAGGGTATTGACGATATGGCAAGGTTTTACTTTGTCCACAGCTATTGTGTGCAATCAGAAAATGAAGCCGATGTGGCAGGTGTCACCGAATACGGCGTGGAATTCACCTCGGCAACAGCCCGCGACAACATTTTTGCAGTGCAGTTTCACCCGGAAAAAAGTCAGCATGACGGTCTCAGGCTGTTAGAGAATTTTGTTAACTGGAAAGTCTAG
- the hisA gene encoding 1-(5-phosphoribosyl)-5-[(5-phosphoribosylamino) methylideneamino] imidazole-4-carboxamide isomerase: MLIIPAIDLKDGQCVRLRQGRMEDDTVFSDNPLDMAGRWVDAGARRLHIVDLNGAFEGRPVNEQVIRDIAAAYPDLPIQLGGGIRNLATAVAYIEAGVNYTIIGTMAVREPKFVKELCRAIPGHVYVGLDAKNGVVAVDGWAEDSGMDVTELARQFEDDGIEGIIYTDISRDGMMQGVNARATARLAEALTVPVVASGGISTMADIERLLEHEASGINAAIIGRALYEGSLDLAECQRLADKTDQADRERA, from the coding sequence ATGCTAATAATCCCCGCAATTGATCTGAAGGATGGCCAGTGTGTGCGCTTACGTCAGGGCCGTATGGAAGACGATACTGTATTTTCAGATAATCCGCTTGATATGGCGGGGCGCTGGGTCGATGCGGGTGCGCGACGGCTGCATATTGTTGATCTTAATGGTGCCTTTGAGGGTCGTCCAGTTAATGAACAGGTGATACGGGATATTGCAGCGGCCTATCCTGATTTACCTATACAACTGGGTGGCGGCATTCGTAACCTTGCAACCGCTGTAGCCTATATTGAAGCCGGTGTAAATTATACAATCATCGGAACTATGGCGGTGCGTGAGCCAAAATTTGTCAAAGAGCTATGCAGAGCCATTCCCGGCCATGTGTATGTAGGCCTTGATGCCAAAAATGGAGTGGTAGCGGTAGATGGTTGGGCAGAAGACTCTGGCATGGATGTCACAGAACTGGCACGTCAGTTCGAAGATGATGGCATTGAGGGGATCATTTATACTGATATCTCCCGCGACGGCATGATGCAGGGCGTTAATGCCAGGGCAACCGCGCGTCTGGCAGAGGCTTTGACTGTGCCGGTCGTGGCATCCGGTGGCATCAGCACCATGGCAGACATTGAACGCCTGCTGGAACATGAAGCAAGTGGCATCAATGCCGCTATCATCGGTCGTGCCTTATATGAAGGTTCGTTAGATCTGGCTGAGTGCCAGCGGTTAGCCGATAAGACAGACCAGGCAGACAGAGAAAGGGCATAA
- the hisF gene encoding imidazole glycerol phosphate synthase subunit HisF: MGLAKRIIPCLDVRDGRVVKGVQFVDIRDAGNPVEVAARYDEQGADEITFLDITASSDNRDTILHVVEEVASTVFIPLTVGGGIRVLDDVRRMLNAGADKVGINTAAVFNPEFVKEASDHFGSQAIVVSIDAKQVEAGDNPRWEIFTHGGRKSTGLDALEWAKKMADYGAGEILLTSMDRDGTRDGFDLALTRAICDTVNVPVIASGGVGNLDHLVDGVSKGHADAVLAASIFHFGDYTVQQAKKRMQDAGIEVRITE; this comes from the coding sequence ATGGGACTGGCGAAAAGAATTATCCCCTGCCTGGATGTGCGTGACGGGCGCGTAGTCAAAGGCGTGCAGTTCGTTGATATTCGCGATGCGGGCAATCCGGTGGAGGTGGCCGCGCGCTACGATGAGCAGGGTGCAGATGAAATCACCTTCCTCGATATCACAGCATCTTCGGATAATCGCGATACCATTCTACATGTGGTAGAGGAAGTCGCCAGCACTGTATTCATTCCGCTGACAGTAGGCGGTGGCATACGCGTGCTGGATGATGTGCGTCGTATGTTGAACGCGGGTGCGGATAAAGTGGGTATCAATACCGCTGCCGTGTTTAACCCCGAATTTGTTAAAGAGGCCTCCGACCATTTTGGATCGCAGGCGATCGTGGTGTCTATCGATGCCAAGCAGGTAGAAGCCGGTGATAACCCCCGTTGGGAAATATTTACCCACGGTGGGCGTAAAAGCACCGGCCTGGATGCCCTTGAATGGGCAAAGAAAATGGCCGATTACGGGGCCGGAGAAATTCTGTTGACCAGTATGGACAGAGATGGCACCCGCGATGGTTTTGATCTGGCCCTGACACGCGCTATTTGTGATACCGTTAATGTACCGGTAATCGCTTCCGGTGGCGTCGGAAATCTCGATCATCTGGTCGATGGCGTGAGTAAAGGACATGCCGATGCGGTGCTGGCAGCCAGTATTTTCCATTTTGGTGATTACACTGTGCAGCAGGCCAAAAAGCGTATGCAGGATGCCGGTATCGAAGTAAGAATTACGGAATAA
- a CDS encoding phosphoribosyl-AMP cyclohydrolase, with amino-acid sequence MADNWLDEVKWTSDGLVPAIAQDAETGSLLMMAWMNREALQQTAESGHAVYWSRSRSKLWHKGEESGHQQVVKELRLDCDNDVILIKVEQKGGIACHTGRKSCFYQRYQNGQWQSVEPVLKDPKEIYKEGERRKGGKGKGLFVGSARRDGFR; translated from the coding sequence ATGGCGGATAACTGGCTGGATGAAGTCAAATGGACATCTGATGGGCTGGTGCCGGCCATCGCTCAGGATGCCGAAACCGGCAGCTTATTAATGATGGCGTGGATGAACCGGGAGGCACTGCAGCAAACGGCAGAGAGTGGTCATGCCGTATACTGGTCGCGTTCACGCAGTAAATTGTGGCACAAGGGTGAAGAATCAGGTCATCAGCAAGTGGTGAAAGAATTGCGCCTGGACTGCGATAATGACGTAATATTGATCAAAGTTGAGCAAAAGGGCGGCATAGCCTGTCATACTGGCCGTAAGAGTTGCTTTTATCAGCGCTACCAGAATGGCCAGTGGCAGAGCGTGGAACCGGTACTGAAAGACCCGAAAGAGATATATAAAGAAGGGGAAAGGAGGAAAGGTGGAAAGGGGAAAGGGCTTTTCGTAGGAAGCGCTCGGCGCGATGGTTTTAGGTAA
- the hisE gene encoding phosphoribosyl-ATP pyrophosphatase: MVLGKRLKVKDERRKTKEGFDFDFPFPLSPAVKKVFILKDILQQLTEVLEQRKLASADSSYVAGLYDKGLDAILKKIGEEATETVMAAKDGDRQKIVYETADLWFHTLIMLSHQGLTADDVLQELARRFGLSGLEEKANRPT, translated from the coding sequence ATGGTTTTAGGTAAAAGGTTAAAGGTTAAAGACGAAAGACGAAAGACGAAGGAGGGTTTCGATTTTGATTTTCCTTTCCCCCTTTCCCCTGCCGTAAAAAAGGTGTTTATTTTGAAAGATATTCTTCAACAATTGACAGAAGTACTGGAACAGAGAAAGCTGGCATCTGCTGATAGTTCCTATGTCGCCGGCCTGTACGATAAGGGGCTGGACGCTATACTGAAGAAGATTGGTGAAGAAGCCACAGAAACAGTAATGGCGGCAAAAGATGGTGATCGGCAGAAGATTGTTTATGAAACCGCGGATTTGTGGTTTCATACCTTGATCATGTTATCTCACCAGGGATTAACAGCAGACGATGTGCTGCAGGAACTGGCGAGACGTTTTGGTTTGTCTGGTCTTGAAGAAAAGGCAAATAGGCCCACATAA
- the tatA gene encoding sec-independent protein translocase protein TatA: protein MGVGGIGIWQLLIVLVIVMLLFGGKKLRNLGGDLGAGIKGFKKAMGNEMSKEDETPDTLESKKTGEVIDAEVTSKTEDKA, encoded by the coding sequence ATGGGTGTAGGTGGAATAGGTATCTGGCAGCTTTTGATTGTACTGGTTATCGTCATGTTGCTATTCGGTGGCAAGAAATTACGTAACCTGGGTGGTGATCTCGGCGCGGGCATAAAAGGTTTCAAAAAGGCAATGGGCAATGAAATGTCCAAGGAAGATGAAACACCCGACACACTGGAATCGAAGAAGACCGGTGAAGTGATTGATGCAGAAGTAACCAGCAAAACTGAAGATAAGGCCTGA